ATATCGCGGGCCGCATCCTGGCAGAGGCGAAACAGGGCATGCAGATTCACTTGGATGACCCGGTGCCAGTCTTCCGGCGTTGTCTCGGCGGCCGGAGCGCGGGTGATCAAGCCGGCGTTGTTGACGAGGATATCGACGCGGCCCAGCGCGCCCACGGCGCGAGGAACGACCGTCTTCACATCCTCGGGATCTTCAAGATCGGCCGTCAATGAAACGCAGCGCCGCCCCACTCTTTCGAGGTCGGCCGCGAGATCCGAGGCGGGCCGGCGGCTGATCGCGACGACGTCGGCGCCGGCCGCTGCGAGGGCCAGAGCCATCGCGCGGCCAAGGCCTCGCCGCGCTCCGGTGACAAGCGCGACGCGATCTCTCAAATCGAACATTTCTGGGATGCTCACGGCATGACCGTCGGACAAGAGGGCGGGGGGACGCCCTCTTCCTCGCGGCGATCGATCGTCATGCCTCGGCCCTGGCTGGCGCGAACTCCTCTCGCTTCACGACACGGCCCTC
The bacterium genome window above contains:
- a CDS encoding glucose 1-dehydrogenase; translation: MPEMFDLRDRVALVTGARRGLGRAMALALAAAGADVVAISRRPASDLAADLERVGRRCVSLTADLEDPEDVKTVVPRAVGALGRVDILVNNAGLITRAPAAETTPEDWHRVIQVNLHALFRLCQDAARDMLARRRGKIINIASLASFQGGILVTPYAASKGAVGQLTKALANEWVPYGINVNAIAPGYMTTDMTRALQEDPNRNSAILARIPAGRWGRPEELGGAVVFLASTASNYVHGHLLAVDGGWLGR